The following proteins are encoded in a genomic region of Candidatus Paracaedibacteraceae bacterium:
- a CDS encoding type I secretion system permease/ATPase, producing the protein MSLIAALELYTHLKGAPQTKESLLAGIAAGDENSLEYFSRVAARVGLEAKEERRPLAELYHFSLPCFVRLKNDDIVVVTKVGREDITYISPQDWDTKTTCTLIEFNDIATDTVIHLSHTLRPKSDFFSVFGWFWNIIKQHKSLYFQAGLAGGIVNLFLIVTTFYSLTVYDRVVPHQGYDTLWVLTIGVLFIYLLDGTLRIIRSNFIDQASKKADVQIGSSLFEKLMNARMDFKPASSASMAFHLKEFESLREFMSSGTLVTLSDLPYTILLLIVIGLIAGNIVFIPIIAIILILLVSFLVQPSLSNYVKRLNEVSENKYSTLINSLINLEVVKSFNMHTKVQTQWENVLTNSAELSHDLKHFSHVVGTITSIIQNIAYVMIIVAGVYKIGEGDLTFGGLIACSILTSRTLGPVSQIVGLIGRINQSIFSIRELSHIMNMPQERQTHQGYQGIPNLNGTVEFINVDFNYPGQRLKSLRNFNLNIPSGSRLAFIGRVGSGKTTFEKLLMGLYQPSSGHILVDGIDVGQLDPFELRNHIGYVPQDITLWRGTLRHNIMAGLLKVDDDKFMQVCELAGVMDFVRLHPQGFNMMIGEDGSGLSQGQKQAVALARALITDPKIILMDEPTASMDPQSEANFLERLNHYLTDQTLILVTHRMTALGIVNRVVLVEQGQVFMDGPRDDVLRKLSEVRQKNTEMKKNDGAES; encoded by the coding sequence ATGTCGCTCATTGCTGCCTTAGAGCTTTACACTCATTTAAAAGGGGCTCCTCAGACTAAAGAATCTCTCTTGGCAGGGATTGCCGCAGGAGACGAAAATAGCCTCGAGTATTTTTCTCGGGTGGCGGCTCGCGTTGGGCTCGAGGCTAAGGAAGAACGACGCCCTCTTGCGGAATTATATCATTTTTCATTGCCATGCTTTGTGCGATTGAAAAATGATGACATTGTCGTTGTTACTAAGGTTGGTCGCGAAGATATTACTTATATATCTCCCCAAGATTGGGATACAAAAACCACATGTACTCTGATTGAATTCAATGATATTGCAACAGATACAGTTATACACCTTAGTCATACATTGCGGCCTAAATCTGATTTCTTTTCTGTTTTTGGTTGGTTCTGGAATATTATTAAACAACACAAATCATTATACTTCCAGGCAGGTTTGGCAGGCGGAATAGTTAATTTATTCTTGATTGTTACGACATTTTATTCTCTGACTGTTTATGACCGGGTTGTGCCCCATCAGGGATATGATACTTTGTGGGTTCTAACTATTGGTGTTCTTTTTATCTATTTATTAGATGGAACACTTCGTATTATCCGATCTAACTTTATTGATCAGGCTAGTAAAAAAGCAGATGTACAAATCGGGTCGAGTCTGTTTGAAAAACTGATGAATGCGCGGATGGACTTTAAACCGGCCTCTTCAGCGTCTATGGCTTTTCATTTGAAAGAATTTGAGTCTTTACGTGAATTTATGTCATCTGGAACGTTAGTTACGCTGTCTGATTTGCCTTATACAATTCTTCTCTTGATTGTTATTGGTTTAATTGCAGGAAATATAGTTTTTATCCCCATTATTGCTATTATTCTGATTTTGTTAGTAAGTTTTTTGGTGCAACCATCCTTGTCCAACTATGTCAAACGACTAAACGAAGTCAGTGAGAATAAATACAGCACCCTAATTAATTCATTAATAAATCTTGAAGTTGTAAAATCTTTTAACATGCACACAAAAGTCCAAACCCAGTGGGAAAATGTTTTAACGAATTCTGCTGAACTGAGTCATGATCTTAAGCATTTTAGTCATGTGGTTGGGACAATTACATCGATTATTCAAAATATTGCCTATGTCATGATTATTGTTGCCGGGGTTTATAAAATCGGAGAAGGTGATTTAACTTTCGGAGGGTTGATTGCGTGTTCAATTCTAACGTCGCGAACCTTAGGGCCTGTTTCGCAGATCGTAGGACTTATTGGTCGGATAAATCAATCAATTTTTTCAATCCGTGAATTAAGCCACATTATGAATATGCCGCAGGAACGACAAACTCATCAGGGCTATCAAGGGATTCCTAACCTTAACGGGACTGTCGAGTTCATTAATGTGGATTTTAACTATCCGGGGCAACGTCTTAAGAGTCTTCGAAACTTTAATCTAAATATTCCATCGGGAAGTCGACTTGCTTTTATCGGTCGTGTTGGGTCAGGCAAGACAACCTTTGAGAAACTGCTCATGGGCCTGTATCAGCCATCGTCGGGCCATATTTTAGTCGATGGCATTGATGTTGGCCAACTTGATCCTTTTGAGCTACGTAACCATATCGGCTATGTGCCTCAGGATATTACCTTGTGGCGAGGAACATTAAGGCACAATATTATGGCAGGCCTTCTGAAGGTTGATGATGATAAATTTATGCAAGTGTGCGAACTTGCCGGTGTTATGGATTTTGTTCGATTGCACCCGCAAGGATTTAATATGATGATCGGCGAGGACGGATCGGGACTATCCCAAGGACAAAAGCAGGCCGTTGCACTGGCTCGTGCTTTGATCACTGATCCTAAAATTATTTTGATGGATGAACCCACAGCCTCAATGGATCCTCAATCCGAAGCTAATTTCTTAGAGCGGCTTAATCATTATCTAACAGATCAAACTTTGATTTTGGTGACACATAGAATGACAGCCTTGGGAATTGTCAATCGCGTTGTCTTAGTTGAGCAAGGTCAGGTGTTTATGGATGGTCCAAGAGATGACGTTTTGCGTAAATTGAGCGAAGTTCGTCAGAAAAATACTGAGATGAAAAAGAATGATGGAGCCGAATCATGA
- a CDS encoding HlyD family type I secretion periplasmic adaptor subunit translates to MKMTKKEALKLFKRYVKVGMKCWNKLLVFLANFKQNIAVRIEAYLHRSLDRETVQQTEGHRLFTQDILKKYEANPSGLILRVISWGLVIFVLWASFFHINETVKGIGQVVPSKRLQVIDNLEGGILTDILVKEGDGVKRGQIIAKLDSTQTAAKLKEYKEDEARLQLTIQRVKAQANNQPFIPSEDLVQKLPDLVKQEIDLYNAAIAKYKDDTVIAEKELEAAKSALKEAQEKEKFLKEQLPLSEEQATITQKLTEKGLYSKLRYIEAKKALLELKSQMSSLNEQLPKFKAAIEQSQQKIKKVKSDYDTQTQRELKDTEFKLAETASNKAIMIDRMERQDIKSPIDGIVKETLVKTQGGVIQAGQDIMTIVPQDDELLIEAKIAPDDVGFVHKDMPVRIKVTTFDFTIYGQLDGVVENVSADALMDKQERPYFRVDIRAKKNYLEHYGKKLHINAGMQVNVDIETGRRTVMAFILKPILKTFDRSFTER, encoded by the coding sequence ATGAAAATGACCAAAAAGGAAGCTCTTAAGTTGTTCAAGCGATATGTAAAAGTAGGAATGAAGTGCTGGAATAAGCTCTTAGTGTTCTTAGCCAATTTTAAGCAAAATATTGCTGTCAGAATAGAGGCATATTTACATCGATCTTTGGATCGTGAAACTGTTCAGCAGACGGAAGGTCATCGTTTATTTACACAGGATATCTTGAAGAAATATGAAGCAAATCCATCGGGTCTTATTTTGCGTGTTATTAGTTGGGGCCTTGTTATCTTTGTTTTATGGGCGAGTTTCTTTCATATTAATGAGACGGTCAAAGGAATAGGGCAGGTTGTGCCATCTAAACGACTTCAGGTTATTGATAATCTTGAGGGGGGAATTCTGACGGATATCCTTGTGAAAGAGGGTGATGGGGTTAAACGAGGGCAGATTATCGCTAAGCTTGACTCTACTCAAACAGCAGCGAAACTAAAGGAATATAAAGAAGATGAGGCGCGGCTTCAGCTTACGATTCAACGCGTTAAAGCTCAAGCTAATAATCAACCTTTTATACCATCAGAGGATCTTGTTCAAAAATTACCTGACCTTGTTAAGCAAGAGATTGATCTCTATAATGCAGCTATTGCTAAATATAAAGATGATACTGTTATTGCTGAAAAAGAATTAGAGGCGGCAAAATCTGCTTTAAAAGAAGCTCAGGAAAAAGAAAAATTCCTTAAGGAACAATTACCCTTATCTGAAGAGCAGGCAACAATTACGCAAAAACTAACAGAAAAAGGGTTATATTCTAAATTACGGTATATCGAAGCTAAAAAAGCATTGCTGGAGCTGAAAAGTCAGATGTCATCATTGAACGAGCAGCTTCCAAAGTTCAAAGCAGCTATTGAGCAGTCTCAACAAAAAATTAAAAAAGTAAAATCAGATTATGATACGCAAACCCAACGAGAACTTAAAGATACTGAGTTTAAGTTGGCAGAGACTGCTAGTAATAAAGCGATTATGATTGATCGCATGGAACGTCAAGACATTAAGTCACCTATTGATGGAATTGTGAAAGAAACTCTTGTCAAAACTCAAGGTGGTGTTATCCAAGCGGGACAAGATATTATGACGATTGTTCCGCAAGATGATGAGTTATTAATCGAAGCAAAAATTGCCCCGGATGATGTTGGATTTGTTCATAAAGATATGCCTGTACGTATTAAAGTCACAACTTTTGATTTTACCATATATGGGCAACTGGATGGAGTTGTCGAAAATGTTAGTGCCGATGCCTTAATGGACAAACAAGAACGCCCTTATTTCCGAGTCGATATTCGTGCCAAGAAGAATTATCTCGAGCACTATGGAAAGAAACTCCACATTAACGCTGGGATGCAGGTTAACGTGGATATCGAAACAGGGCGTCGCACAGTCATGGCATTCATCTTGAAACCCATTTTAAAGACGTTCGATCGATCTTTTACTGAGCGCTGA
- a CDS encoding winged helix-turn-helix transcriptional regulator: MAAFQDTREETETKVLVHLLTEIERNPVLTQRSMADELGIALGLMNQYLKKCASKGWIRVSQISPRRIKYFLTPEGMREKTIMVRDYLTRSMSFFRDAKNQCDVVFQLCQSQDVASLALIGAGDLADIAELVSTSYKIKIQVVSCHDDLTNFDRVLVTDVVEPQATYNTISRLIVPDKILTLPLLHISRGTK, from the coding sequence ATGGCAGCCTTTCAGGATACACGCGAAGAAACAGAAACCAAAGTTTTGGTTCATCTCTTGACTGAGATTGAGCGCAATCCTGTATTGACTCAACGATCCATGGCCGATGAATTGGGAATTGCCTTGGGTTTGATGAATCAGTATCTTAAAAAATGCGCGTCTAAAGGTTGGATTCGCGTGAGTCAAATCTCACCAAGACGAATTAAATACTTCTTAACGCCTGAGGGAATGCGAGAGAAAACAATTATGGTTCGTGACTATTTGACGCGATCCATGAGTTTTTTTAGGGATGCCAAGAATCAATGCGATGTGGTCTTTCAATTGTGTCAGTCTCAAGATGTTGCGTCATTGGCCTTGATTGGGGCAGGGGATCTTGCGGATATTGCAGAACTTGTTAGCACGTCTTATAAAATCAAAATTCAAGTGGTAAGTTGCCATGATGATCTGACTAACTTTGATCGGGTTTTGGTAACTGATGTGGTGGAGCCACAAGCAACTTATAACACCATCAGTCGTTTGATTGTGCCAGATAAAATTTTGACGCTTCCATTGTTGCATATTTCAAGGGGAACTAAATGA
- a CDS encoding SIMPL domain-containing protein has protein sequence MSEQSKSSGLLSQTGLGIALGIALIVCTALATKTYITIKESQNYIQVKGYAEKPIVSESGIWSGTINASNANAVNAYKAIEEQKQIMLNLLKKEGYPQDDITWGAIYRIAVYKKSPDGQYTTNEIERYELSQNVEVVSKDVQKLSGLPAKINDLNLQGHDVSAGSVRFYYPSDKLDALKVSLLADASKSAKERADQFALNSGNKIGRLLNARQGVFQVTAPNSSDISDYGTYDTSSINKVVKIVVTMTYSVKE, from the coding sequence ATGTCAGAACAATCTAAGTCATCAGGGCTTTTATCACAAACCGGATTAGGCATAGCCTTAGGTATAGCCCTAATTGTCTGCACAGCACTTGCTACAAAAACCTATATTACGATTAAAGAGTCGCAAAATTATATCCAAGTTAAGGGATATGCAGAAAAGCCGATTGTCTCAGAAAGTGGTATTTGGTCAGGTACCATCAATGCAAGCAATGCTAATGCGGTTAATGCCTACAAAGCCATCGAAGAACAAAAACAAATAATGTTAAATCTTCTTAAAAAGGAAGGATATCCTCAAGATGATATTACTTGGGGAGCAATTTACCGCATTGCTGTTTATAAAAAGAGCCCTGACGGACAATATACAACCAATGAAATAGAAAGATACGAGCTATCACAAAACGTTGAAGTTGTATCCAAAGACGTCCAAAAATTATCAGGACTCCCTGCTAAGATTAATGATCTGAACCTCCAGGGACACGACGTTAGCGCTGGCTCTGTTCGGTTTTACTACCCCAGCGATAAACTTGACGCTTTAAAAGTCAGTCTTCTTGCTGACGCCAGTAAAAGCGCTAAGGAACGGGCAGACCAATTCGCCCTCAATAGCGGAAATAAAATTGGACGCCTCTTAAATGCACGACAAGGCGTATTCCAAGTCACAGCACCGAACTCAAGCGACATCTCTGACTACGGAACCTATGACACGTCGTCCATCAACAAAGTCGTGAAAATTGTAGTTACCATGACTTATAGCGTCAAAGAATAA
- a CDS encoding transcriptional activator RfaH, which translates to MISWCVIQTQPNKEYVAKTNLLQQGFEVYLPQIKKIRKHARKVDEVLVPLFPRYVFVGLDLARDAWRSLNGTRGVSHVLTGESHKPSVVSAGIIDSLRQQEEAGILPVEGALALVAGDEVQILRGAFEGQTGIVQTWTDQQRVQVLLKFLGRETHVSLPFSIVERA; encoded by the coding sequence ATGATTTCCTGGTGTGTTATTCAAACTCAGCCCAATAAAGAATATGTTGCGAAAACAAATTTACTGCAACAGGGCTTTGAGGTATATTTACCTCAGATCAAGAAAATTCGTAAGCACGCTCGGAAAGTTGATGAAGTATTGGTACCTCTTTTTCCTCGCTATGTCTTTGTCGGATTGGATTTGGCACGGGATGCTTGGCGTAGTTTAAACGGAACTCGCGGCGTCAGTCATGTCCTGACAGGGGAATCTCATAAACCATCGGTTGTGTCAGCTGGTATTATTGATTCTTTGCGTCAACAAGAGGAAGCAGGGATTCTTCCTGTAGAAGGAGCCTTGGCTTTAGTTGCCGGAGATGAAGTGCAAATTCTACGCGGTGCTTTTGAAGGACAAACTGGGATTGTGCAAACTTGGACGGATCAGCAACGGGTGCAGGTCCTCTTAAAGTTCTTAGGTCGTGAGACTCATGTGTCACTGCCATTTTCTATTGTTGAGCGCGCTTAG